In Rhodococcus rhodochrous, a single genomic region encodes these proteins:
- a CDS encoding NUDIX hydrolase: MIRVSAVVLRNAAGEVLTVRKRNTSRFMLPGGKPDPGETPAETAVRECAEELGAELDLSSLRLVGVFDAEAANEPGYRLEGTVYEHPLVEVAGAAAEIAETRWLDPAALPLPDDLAPLLEHHVLPALASASR, translated from the coding sequence GTGATCAGAGTGAGCGCCGTCGTTCTCCGCAACGCCGCCGGTGAGGTGCTCACCGTGCGGAAGCGGAACACGTCGCGGTTCATGCTGCCCGGAGGCAAGCCGGATCCGGGGGAGACCCCGGCCGAGACTGCCGTGCGCGAGTGCGCCGAGGAACTGGGTGCCGAACTGGATCTGTCGTCGCTGCGTCTCGTCGGGGTCTTCGACGCCGAGGCCGCCAACGAGCCCGGCTACCGGCTCGAAGGAACCGTCTACGAACACCCGCTCGTGGAGGTCGCCGGTGCCGCCGCGGAGATCGCGGAGACGCGCTGGCTCGACCCGGCGGCCCTACCGCTGCCCGACGATCTCGCGCCGCTGCTCGAGCACCACGTCCTTCCCGCTCTCGCGTCGGCCTCCCGATAA
- a CDS encoding putative quinol monooxygenase: MALTALLELEFKADSLDDAKKVMTRVLDETRQFDGCDGIEILVDQKNEARWVVVEKWRSAEHDAAYRKFRAGEGAITDLGPLLAGAPKLEHFTTL; encoded by the coding sequence ATGGCGCTCACCGCTCTGCTCGAACTCGAATTCAAGGCCGACTCCCTCGACGACGCGAAGAAGGTCATGACCCGCGTGCTCGACGAGACGCGACAGTTCGACGGATGCGACGGCATCGAGATCCTCGTGGATCAGAAGAACGAGGCCCGCTGGGTGGTCGTGGAGAAGTGGCGCTCGGCCGAGCACGACGCCGCCTACCGCAAGTTCCGCGCCGGCGAGGGCGCCATCACCGACCTCGGACCCCTCCTTGCGGGAGCGCCGAAGCTCGAGCACTTCACCACCCTCTGA